In the genome of Xenopus laevis strain J_2021 chromosome 1S, Xenopus_laevis_v10.1, whole genome shotgun sequence, one region contains:
- the LOC108705888 gene encoding cyclin-O protein B-like: MEISKARKRRRQIDVQLSPGCCHDPKRVRHQGDQRGTCHPTAGDPALQNEPWNTLAHIGIGLETFKEYGEDAYMYNKSLEERFMALNFLQSQPEITLASWYEFTSLLVFIHRRLKLDFRSLCLTVNLLERFLARTAPIMTTDLNRVGATCFNIAYKLVDKRQFSLWNCLKLFDDTFTKKEMNQLERVIICRLLFELSAPTIDDFLEHFSLRRVASQKKPVAAQQTKEAIALTAARGIAALSLTHHHKFYTYAPSMMALCCLKVATKFYPSGKPINVDPVEYPDHVMEECVGKIIALVSSRQSFLHMLLPAVFPRRTAEETETSASQKEPEGGEAETSRQELGSDPLEMAQRSGLSIYHQGVRLQYMHPYIPTYPSNHPHMHPYIPTYPYNHPYHLILLLSSLQLKYYLIARGH, encoded by the exons ATGGAGATTTCAAAAGCGAGGAAGCGAAGACGACAGATCGATGTACAACTTTCACCTGGGTGCTGCCATGATCCCAAAAGGGTGAGGCACCAAGGTGATCAACGTGGGACGTGCCACCCTACAGCTGGGGACCCAGCACTTCAAAATGAGCCTTGGAACACCTTAGCTCACATAGGCATTGGCCTAGAGACCTTCAAGGAGTATGGGGAAGACGCCTACATGTACAACAAGAGCCTTGAAGAGAGATTTATGGCTTTGAACTTTCTACAAAGTCAGCCAGAAATCACATTGGCGTCATGGTATGAGTTCACCAGCCTGCTTGTCTTCATACACAGACGCCTGAAGTTGGACTTTAGGTCTCTGTGCTTGACTGTCAACCTTCTGGAGCGGTTTCTTGCCCGCACTGCTCCCATCATGACCACCGACCTGAACAGAGTAGGAGCCACTTGCTTCAATATAGCCTACAAGTTAGTGGACAAACGGCAATTCAGCCTATGGAATTGCCTAAAACTCTTTGATGACACCTTTACAAAGAAGGAAATGAACCAACTGGAGCGAGTCATCATTTGCAGATTGCTTTTTGAACTGTCCGCACCGACCATCGATGACTTCTTGGAGCATTTCTCCCTCCGGAGAGTAGCCAGCCAGAAGAAGCCTGTAGCTGCCCAGCAGACAAAAGAAGCCATTGCCCTGACGGCTGCTAGAGGCATTGCAGCACTGAGCCTGACCCACCATCATAAGTTTTATACTTATGCACCCTCCATGATGGCTCTGTGCTGCCTGAAAGTAGCCACAAAATTCTACCCTTCAGGCAAACCCATCAACGTGGATCCCGTTGAATACCCAGATCACGTAATGGAAGAGTGTGTCGGGAAGATCATCGCTCTGGTATCATCCAGGCAGAGCTTTTTACACATGCTGCTTCCAGCAGTGTTTCCAAGAAGAACAGCAGAGGAGACAGAGACAAGCGCCTCCCAGAAAGAACCCGAAGGTGGTGAGGCAGAAACATCCAGGCAGGAACTGGGTTCTGACCCCTTGGAAATGGCCCAGAGATCTGGCCTTTCCATCTATCATCAAGGGGTACGTTTGCAATacatgcacccatacattccCACATATCCATCTAACCACCCTCacatgcacccatacattcctacatatccatacaaccaccctta ccatCTTATTCTGCTTCTTTCAAGCCTGCAACTAAAATACTACCTGATTGCCAGGGGTCACTAA
- the LOC121398910 gene encoding cyclin-O protein B-like has product MEISKARKRRRQINEEEQLSPGCCHDPKRVRHQGDQRGTCHPSAGDPALQNEPWNTLAHIGIGLETFKEYGEDAYMYNKSLEERFMALNFLQSQPEITLASWYEFTSLLVFIHRRLKLDFRSLCLTVNLLERFLARTAPIKTTDLNRVGATCFNIAYKLVDKRQFSLWNCLKLFDATITKKEMNQLERIIICRLLFELSAPTIDDFLEHFTLRRVASQKPVAAQQTKEAIALTAARGIAALSLTHHHEFYTYAPSMMALCCLKVAIKFYPSGKPINVDPAEYPDHVMEECVGKIIALVSSRQSFLHMLLPAVFPRRTAEETETSASQKEPEGGEAETSRQEQGSDPLEMAQGSGLSIYHQGVGLQNMHPYIPTYPYYHPHMHPYIPTYPSNHPYRHPYIPTYPYKGKKNGRKKGRRRQGRNIIGYFKKEMDRNCEERKQIKRM; this is encoded by the exons ATGGAGATTTCAAAAGCGAGGAAGCGAAGACGACAGATCAACGAAGAAGAACAACTTTCCCCTGGGTGCTGCCATGATCCCAAAAGGGTGAGGCACCAGGGTGATCAACGTGGGACGTGCCACCCTTCAGCTGGGGACCCAGCACTTCAAAATGAGCCTTGGAACACCTTAGCTCACATAGGCATTGGCCTAGAGACCTTCAAGGAGTATGGGGAAGACGCCTACATGTACAACAAAAGCCTTGAAGAGAGATTTATGGCTTTGAACTTTCTACAAAGTCAGCCAGAAATCACTTTGGCGTCATGGTATGAGTTCACCAGCCTGCTTGTCTTCATACACAGACGCCTGAAGTTGGACTTTAGGTCTCTGTGCTTGACTGTCAACCTTCTGGAGCGGTTTCTTGCCCGCACTGCTCCCATCAAGACCACCGACCTGAACAGAGTAGGAGCCACTTGCTTCAATATAGCCTACAAGTTAGTGGACAAACGGCAATTCAGCCTATGGAATTGCCTAAAACTCTTTGATGCCACCATTACAAAGAAGGAAATGAACCAACTGGAGCGAATCATCATTTGCAGATTGCTTTTTGAACTGTCAGCACCGACCATCGATGACTTCTTGGAGCATTTCACCCTCCGGAGAGTAGCCAGCCAGAAGCCTGTAGCTGCCCAGCAGACAAAGGAAGCCATTGCCCTGACTGCTGCTAGAGGCATCGCCGCACTGAGCCTGACCCACCATCATGAGTTTTATACTTATGCACCCTCCATGATGGCTCTGTGCTGCCTAAAAGTAGCCATAAAATTCTACCCTTCAGGCAAACCCATCAACGTGGATCCCGCTGAATACCCAGATCACGTAATGGAAGAGTGTGTCGGGAAGATCATCGCTCTGGTATCATCCAGGCAGAGCTTTTTACACATGCTGCTTCCAGCAGTGTTTCCAAGAAGAACAGCAGAGGAGACAGAGACAAGCGCCTCCCAGAAAGAACCCGAAGGTGGTGAGGCAGAAACATCCAGGCAGGAACAGGGTTCTGACCCCTTGGAAATGGCCCAGGGATCTGGCCTTTCCATCTATCATCAAGGGGTAGGTTTGCAAAacatgcacccatacattccCACATATCCATACTACCACCCTCacatgcacccatacattcctacatatccttccaaccacccttacaggcacccatacattcctacatatccatacaa AGGAAAGAAAAATGGGAGGAAAAAAGGGAGGAGACGACAGGGGAGAAATATTATAGGATATTTTAAAAAGGAGATGGACAGaaactgtgaggagagaaagcaaaTAAAGAGAATGTAG